A window of Paenibacillus sp. 19GGS1-52 contains these coding sequences:
- a CDS encoding RluA family pseudouridine synthase, with the protein MPGKVLTGAADSEAAVDKWLLDTVGMPEKLHMRLRREGGIQWKGDRLRLALFPHREAGIEPVWQEQELDVLHEDDFCLVVHKPAGMAVHPDGSGVGVTLDHLVAAHYAASGGGVAVRHIHRLDKDTTGPVLYAKNEFAQLALDEDMREKTISRQYVAIVKGVVPPTLKVIDAPIGRDRHHAVRRRVSPGGQAAITRIVGCKVLRGASLLSVQLETGRTHQIRVHLSHMGHPLYGDELYGGPAWAGATGVSTRVQGWLKTDSPSGSSSADRQALHGELLTFSHPWSGERLAVNDPWPEDMLRLRDLLAGGAQV; encoded by the coding sequence ATGCCAGGCAAGGTTCTTACCGGAGCAGCCGACAGTGAAGCGGCGGTTGATAAGTGGCTGCTGGATACAGTGGGCATGCCTGAGAAGCTCCATATGCGATTGCGTCGTGAGGGGGGCATCCAGTGGAAGGGAGATCGGCTGCGGCTGGCGCTTTTTCCACACCGGGAAGCAGGAATCGAACCGGTATGGCAGGAGCAGGAGCTTGACGTTCTGCATGAGGATGATTTCTGCCTCGTTGTTCATAAACCAGCTGGAATGGCTGTTCATCCGGACGGCAGCGGCGTGGGCGTGACCTTGGATCATCTTGTTGCTGCGCATTATGCGGCTTCTGGTGGTGGAGTTGCTGTTCGCCATATTCATCGGCTGGACAAGGATACAACCGGTCCGGTGCTATATGCGAAGAATGAGTTCGCTCAGCTTGCACTCGATGAGGATATGCGCGAGAAGACGATTTCGCGACAGTATGTGGCCATTGTTAAAGGCGTGGTTCCACCAACGCTTAAGGTGATCGATGCTCCAATTGGCCGTGACCGTCATCATGCGGTGCGCAGAAGGGTCTCACCCGGTGGACAAGCTGCGATAACCCGCATTGTCGGGTGTAAGGTACTGCGTGGCGCAAGTCTGCTGAGCGTGCAGCTGGAGACCGGCCGCACGCATCAGATTCGCGTCCACCTTAGCCATATGGGTCACCCGCTATATGGAGACGAGCTTTACGGCGGACCTGCTTGGGCGGGTGCAACTGGCGTGAGTACTCGTGTTCAGGGCTGGTTGAAGACGGACAGCCCCAGTGGTTCCAGCAGTGCTGATCGCCAGGCGCTGCACGGTGAGTTGCTGACGTTCAGCCATCCCTGGAGCGGTGAGCGGTTGGCAGTGAACGATCCGTGGCCGGAGGATATGCTGCGGTTGCGGGATTTGCTGGCAGGTGGCGCACAGGTTTAG